Proteins encoded within one genomic window of Hevea brasiliensis isolate MT/VB/25A 57/8 chromosome 8, ASM3005281v1, whole genome shotgun sequence:
- the LOC110636905 gene encoding NDR1/HIN1-like protein 13, producing the protein MLLNKGKKIPNLPHQSDSRNPILLPINSPNVLSTPARLLPIIPPSMDAHHKGQKVQAPKLHTPKGTHPLLWCLALVCSVLAVAVIIAGIVVFVGYLVYHPRIPIISVVGAHLNLFQYDLAGVLVTQVNIVVRTENDNTRAHASLSDMKLTLIFDGIEIAKLMAEAYEVRKNSSVDFNFLATSAPIPLNPQQMKDVDVFLNEDEVRFDLKGNVRARWRVGLLGSIKFQCHLNCQLSFHRSSGDYIPVRCTSKAK; encoded by the coding sequence ATGCTTTTAAACAAGGGAAAGAAGATACCTAACCTTCCCCATCAATCAGACTCCAGGAACCCAATCCTTCTACCCATTAATTCACCTAATGTTCTTTCTACTCCTGCTAGATTATTGCCAATTATTCCACCTTCAATGGATGCACACCATAAGGGCCAGAAAGTCCAAGCCCCCAAACTCCACACCCCAAAAGGAACCCACCCCTTGTTGTGGTGCCTCGCCCTCGTTTGCTCTGTCCTCGCTGTAGCAGTAATCATCGCTGGTATCGTCGTGTTCGTTGGATACTTAGTTTATCACCCAAGAATTCCCATCATTAGTGTTGTTGGTGCTCACCTGAACCTCTTCCAATACGACTTAGCTGGTGTCCTCGTAACGCAAGTAAACATCGTCGTCAGGACGGAAAACGACAACACTAGAGCCCATGCTAGCCTTTCGGACATGAAGCTGACGCTCATTTTTGACGGCATAGAGATAGCAAAACTGATGGCGGAAGCCTACGAGGTGAGGAAGAATAGCTCGGTGGATTTTAACTTTTTGGCTACTTCTGCGCCTATACCTTTGAATCCTCAGCAAATGAAGGACGTAGATGTGTTCTTGAATGAAGATGAAGTTAGATTTGATCTGAAAGGGAATGTAAGGGCTAGATGGAGAGTCGGGCTTCTTGGGTCTATTAAGTTTCAGTGCCATTTGAATTGTCAGCTCAGTTTCCATAGATCCAGTGGAGATTACATACCAGTTCGATGCACCTCCAAGGCTAAATGA